A region of the Vanrija pseudolonga chromosome 2, complete sequence genome:
GTGGCCGGAGGACCACCGAGGTGAGGGTGAACTCGTccgccggcgacgatgagCCAGTCTCCTGTATCCCAGTAGTGCCAGTCCCGCCAAGACACAGTTGCGCGATacaccgcgccgcgagcgagtcgaACGCACGCGAGAGGCCGCGAGCATATGGCCACCCTAGGCATCAGCTCCTCCCCACCTCCCGCCTCACCTCGACAGAACGATCCGATAAACTCCTGGCACGTCTGGATCTCGTTAATCGCCGCCGTGCACCACTTGTAGCTGGCCGCATTGGATGGGTTGCCTGCGTACCTGCTCAGCGCGTAGAGCAGCGACATGCCCAGCACGATCACAAGGTGGAACTGGACGTAGTTCTTGCGTCAGATCAACCACCGTGACTCCACTCACATCTTTCATCTTGCGGCTCTGCTGCAGCGCGATGCTGATGGCAATAGCCTTCGCCGCGCTCTCCTTCAGACAGCGtatctcgctcgcgctcagctCAGACCCCTTCTCGCCGGGGCGGTAGAGGTTGGTGAGGAAGATGTTGTAGTAGAGGTCGAAGAGCGAGTCGCCAACGTACCCGCTTGCGTCGGACGCAGGGGTGTGCgtcgggcggggcgagcgcgcgatcCACTCGTCCAGCCTGCGGTGcaggcgcgccgtcgcgtcgacgTTGTGagccgccgcgggcgtgtgcgtgtgctgCCAGATATCGTAGCCGATCCGGCGCATCTCGATCATGTGGTTGAAGAACGAGAGCGCGTCCATGCCCTCGCCTAGGTTCGGGATGTCCTCGAGGTGCGTCGGGAGCTGGGGTAAGCGACGAGCACAGCAGCATGCCTACTTGGATCGTGATATCGGCATCGTTCAGCACGACGGGACAGGAGAAAGTCACCCCGACTACTGTCAGCTCGCGGCACAGCAcagcacccacccagccgGTCAACACTATACACGCTCCAGaagagcgcgcgccgcctgtCCCGCTCGGCAGAGCCCAGCCCGGCCGGCTCCTTGTCGAGCCCGACGGCAGTAGCGAGGCGGGATACGAGCGGTGCGAGGCGCgtgaggtcgacgccgccccagTCGTAGATCGAGCACAGGCAgagcaggaggagggccGACACGCAGTcctggggtcagcttgcCCTTTCCACGCGCTCACCACTCCGCGgtcctcgcgcagcacgcgGCCGAGGCACTCCACCGCCCGATTGCGCAGCATCGTCgtgtcgacgcgctcccaGCTTCCCCGCTGCGCGAGCCACTTGGCGCCGATGGCGAACACGAGGAAGAGGTGGCATGTCTGCAgtggcgtcgccgccgcgtctgggtcggccggcgtgggcgacgacgggcggtAGACATGCTCCAGGCTGCCGTTAGCAATGCACGCGACACCAAACGCACTCGGCCACGATGTCCCCTTTGCGGAGGTACGGATACACGCAGTTGATCTTCAGAAACTCGTCGGCCATGACCACGGCCAGCTCGTACGGCGGCCAGGCAGCCACGGCCGTCTGGttgaccgccgcgtcgtcgtctgacGCCGAGCCTTGCGCTGGCGGGAGTGCGGCGGTGTcgggcacctcggcgtccccTGCTCCGCCAGCCGcagcctccgcctcgcccaggTGCGAGCGGATGATGCGCACGATCGGGGGCTGGGTGACGTGTCGCCGTGACAAGTCGAGGGCTtgcaggccgtcgaggatACTCTGTGCCagcgctggcgcgagcggct
Encoded here:
- the STB5_6 gene encoding Protein STB5, translating into MPTVPESVYRDLDLLPLSPFKRPLQPVSEAARSTVRLARQANVAKPQACQSCQQRKRKCDRVRPQCGNCVARGTKCTFELKITERTHPNYLTNLLASLEEKERRVQALEALVRGGMPGLAHIASLSTEDIPRSYVGALEVDEAFDGGGGAVALTLADEPLAPALAQSILDGLQALDLSRRHVTQPPIVRIIRSHLGEAEAAAGGAGDAEVPDTAALPPAQGSASDDDAAVNQTAVAAWPPYELAVVMADEFLKINCVYPYLRKGDIVADLEHVYRPSSPTPADPDAAATPLQTCHLFLVFAIGAKWLAQRGSWERVDTTMLRNRAVECLGRVLREDRGVDCVSALLLLCLCSIYDWGGVDLTRLAPLVSRLATAVGLDKEPAGLGSAERDRRRALFWSVYSVDRLVGVTFSCPVVLNDADITIQLPTHLEDIPNLGEGMDALSFFNHMIEMRRIGYDIWQHTHTPAAAHNVDATARLHRRLDEWIARSPRPTHTPASDASGYVGDSLFDLYYNIFLTNLYRPGEKGSELSASEIRCLKESAAKAIAISIALQQSRKMKDNYVQFHLVIVLGMSLLYALSRYAGNPSNAASYKWCTAAINEIQTCQEFIGSFCRGWPYARGLSRAFDSLAARCIAQLCLGGTGTTGIQETGSSSPADEFTLTSVVLRPRNNPPAVPAPAAADLCSSLPCFDFFPFSADPSANDAAWNAWGQENMLPLDEGSGQSPGVDLDGLLALVGWTEDWILDGGAAAAS